From the genome of Aphelocoma coerulescens isolate FSJ_1873_10779 unplaced genomic scaffold, UR_Acoe_1.0 HiC_scaffold_94, whole genome shotgun sequence, one region includes:
- the LOC138102608 gene encoding uncharacterized protein, whose protein sequence is MAELPLPAGLDARTFPAKLWRLANSPRVRSVRWDSQGQGLLIDRALFEQELLSPAGVRGPAPRTFRATRFRSIVRQLNRYGFYKVPGRAGAAVPGDAGACLHYSNPWFRRDRAHLLLRIRRRSTANKHRRRSPCGSQRRPRQRPRPAGPEGRGRFQPLPRERPPLPAGRPPSGFLLLHRERTLPDGRELRSRRPSRFQQPPRERPLLARRPPCGFHLLHRDRPQPARRDGPSRFQELYGERPLPAEREVLRIPPCELLGLYGEPLLPVRREGLSRLQELYGLQPPPAGLPPWAFQQLHTERPPPAGRELLRIPPCSFQQLQTEQQSPACKPSATPGSSASSAPAGSAACAASTASSETRNAPGEEELPSADLGLQVEAMIQEIRRSVAERSPFAQGNANVAAESSGGEAGNRAAAEGALPGTESCGNSSPEPEEPDSI, encoded by the exons ATGGCCGAGCTGCCGCTGCCCGCCGGGCTCGACGCCCGCACCTTCCCCGCCAAGCTGTGGCGCCTGGCGAACAGCCCCCGCGTCCGCTCCGTGcgctgggacagccagggccaggggctgctcatCGACCGCGCCCtctttgagcaggagctgctcagcccgGCCGGCGTCCGGGGGCCGGCCCCGCGCACCTTCAGAGCCACGCGGTTCCGCAGCATCGTGCGCCAGCTGAACCGCTACGGCTTCTACAAggtgccgggccgggctggcGCGGCTGTGCCGGGCGATGCCGGGGCGTGCCTCCACTACAGCAACCCCTGGTTTCGCCGCGACCGCGCCCACCTCCTGCTGCGCATCAGGCGCCGGAGCACGGCCAACAAGCACCGCAGGCGCTCGCCCTGCGGCTCCCAGCGGCGCCCCCGGCagcggccgcggccggcggggccggaggGGCGCGGGCGTTTCCAGCCGCTGCCTCGGGagcggccgccgctgccggcgGGGCGGCCTCCCAGCGGCTTCTTGCTCCTGCACAGGGAGCGGACGCTGCCGGACGGGCGGGAGCTGCGCAGCCGGCGGCCCAGCCGCTTCCAGCAGCCCCCCAGGGAGCGGCCGCTCCTGGCCCGGCGCCCGCCCTGTGGCTTCCACCTCCTCCACAGGGACCGGCCGCAGCCGGCCCGGCGGGACGGGCCCAGCCGCTTCCAGGAGCTGTACGGGGAGCGGCCGCTGCCTGCCGAGCGGGAGGTGCTCAGGATCCCGCCCTGCGAGCTCCTCGGGCTCTACGGGGAGCCGCTGCTGCCGGTCAGGCGGGAGGGGCTGAGCCGCCTCCAGGAGCTGTACGGGCTGCAGCCGCCGCCGGCCGGGCTCCCGCCCTGGgctttccagcagctccacacgGAGCGGCCGCCTCCGGCCGGGCGGGAGCTGCTCAGGATCCCGCCgtgcagcttccagcagctccaaacGGAGCAGCAGTCCCCAGCCTGCAAGCCATCAG CCACACCGGGCAGTTCAGCCTccagtgctccagctggcagtgctgcttgtGCAGCATCGACGGCCTCCAGCGAGACACGGAATGCACCTGGGGAAGAGGAATTGCCTTCAGCGGATCTGGGCCTTCAGGTCGAGGCAATGATTCAGGAGATCAGGAGATCCGTGGCTGAAAGGTCTCCCTTTGCTCAG GGGAATGCTAATGTTGCTGCCGAGTCTtcaggaggggaggccgggaacagggctgcagcagagggagctttGCCGGGCACCGAGAGCTGCGGGAACAGTTCCCCAGAGCCTGAGGAGCCTG attCCATCTGA